The sequence CGTGGTCCTTCTCGACGACGTGGTGGTACCAGCCGAGCACCTCCATGCCGGCGCCGTCGCGCCGGCGTGCGGCCCAGTCCGAAAGGCGCTGCAGGTCCTGCGGATCGGCGCGCGCGCCGAGCGGATCGGCCGTGGCCTCGCCGACGCGGCCCATCACGATGCCGTAGACCACCTCGTCGAACTCCCCGGCGCCGTCGGCGCGGGCGGCGCCGAGCGCGGCGAGCCGGTCGACGGCCGCGCCGTCGAGCGTCGCGGAGGCCTTCTGCACGGTCGCGACCCGCTCCTGCGGATCGGGGCACGAACGCAGGACGAAGGCGTAGAGGCTCTCCGCGCGCGCCGCGTCTCCCGTGCGCGCCAGCGCCTCGCCGACACGCCAGAGCAGGTCCATGTTGCGGCAGGCGAGCACGTTCGGCGCCGCCTGCGCGGCCTGGACGACGCGGGCGTGGGCGCCGGCCTCGGAGGCGGCGACGATGGTCGCGCGCGCCACCCGCTCCTCGTATTGCGCGGCGAAGGCGTGCGAGGGCCGCCAGCTCGGCCGCTCGGCCCGGATACGCGCCACAGCCTGGCGGATCTCGACGTAGCGCTCGGCCTCGAGCAGCGCCCAGAGCGGACGCTCGAGCGCGTCGTCGCGGCCGGGCTCGAACAGGTCGGTCGGCGGCTCCCAGCCGGGATGAGCGAGGCGGATGCGGCGGATCTCGGCGGCGACGCGCGCCATGTCGCCCTGCGAGGCGTAGAAGCGCAGCGCCCGGTCGTCCGGGCCGGAGGGCCGCGCCGGCTCGGACGTCTCGGACGTCTCGGCCGCCGCGACCGGATCGCCCGGCGTGTCGAGCGAGAAGATGGCGGCGGGATCGCCCTGGGGGAGCTGGGCCGGCGCCGGGGCGCGAGCCGACGCGGCGGGCGGGGCGAGCAGGGCCGCGGGCGCCGGCTCCGGGGCGAGCCGGCCGGGCGCCGGCGCCGGTCGGGCGGGCGCGGTCGGCTGGAGCCCGGTCTGCGCCCCGGGGATCCCCGAGGCGAAGCCGTCCCAGGTCGCGTTCGACGCCGGGACGGTCGTCGAGCACAACAGCGCGACGGCCGTGATGACGTAGCGCGTCACAGACATTGCGGGAACCTTTCCTCGATAGCGATGAGCGTCAGGATATGCAGGGTGGTGGGGTAGTATTTCTGCATCGGCACGCTGCGGAGCCGCTCCGGAAGCGGGCGGCCCTGGAGCGCGCAGCCGACGAAGGCGGCGATCGCCTTGTAGCCGTCTCCGCCCATCTCCTCGGTCGCGGCGCCGGTGGCGACGTCGATCTCGAAGGGGCCGATGTCGTCGCGCTCGCTCCACATTCCCGCGAACATGGCGAGATGCTCGCGCCCGCCGCTGCCCGCCCAGGCGAGGTAGAGCGGGATGCGGATGCCGTTGTAGCCGAAGAGCGGCGCGAACCCGTCCGCCGGGGCGAGGGTCTCCCCGCCGAGCGCGATCCAGTCCGGCGGCAGGCGCAGAGGGCCGAAGCGCGCCTGCGCGATGAGCGAGAGCCCGGTCTCCTCCAACGCGGCCCAGGGATATTCCGGCGCGATGCCGGCGAGCCGGTCGAAAGCCGGGAACACCCAGTAGGACAGGTTGGCGATCGGTCCGTCCGGCTGGTCGCCGGCGCGAAAGCCGGCGGCGCCGGGGAGCATGGAGAGACCGTAGGGCGTCTCGATCAGCGTGGCCTCGCCGACGGCGACGGCGAGCGCCCGCGCGGCCTCGGCGTAGGCCGGAACGCGCCAGCGCTCCGCCGCCTCGAGGAGCGCCCAGGCGACGAGGACGTCGCCGTCGGTCGCGTTGTTGGGGTCGGTGACGCCGGGGCTCTCGCCCTCCTCCCAGCGCCAGGCGACGAGCCCGTCCTCCCGGATCATCAGCGAGCGGCGGGTCCAGTCCCAGATCCGGTCGAAGCCGGCGCGGTCGCCGGCGCGCACCGCGATGAGCATGGCGTAGCCCTGCCCCTCGCTGTGGGTGATGCCGTTGGCGTCGTCGACGACGCGGCCGTCCTCGACGAAGCGCGCGGCGTAGGCCTCCCAGGCGGCGACGAGCCAGGGCGCGGGTGGGGCGGCGGCCGCCTCGCCGGAGCCGGCGGCGACGAGCCCGGCGGCGAGGGCGAGGCCGGCGGCGAGGCGCCGCGTCGCGATGCGAGCGAAGCCGGCCATCAGTTCCGCACCCCCGAGAGCCGGACCGCCGCGTA comes from Salinarimonas sp. and encodes:
- a CDS encoding glycosyl hydrolase family 8, producing MAGFARIATRRLAAGLALAAGLVAAGSGEAAAAPPAPWLVAAWEAYAARFVEDGRVVDDANGITHSEGQGYAMLIAVRAGDRAGFDRIWDWTRRSLMIREDGLVAWRWEEGESPGVTDPNNATDGDVLVAWALLEAAERWRVPAYAEAARALAVAVGEATLIETPYGLSMLPGAAGFRAGDQPDGPIANLSYWVFPAFDRLAGIAPEYPWAALEETGLSLIAQARFGPLRLPPDWIALGGETLAPADGFAPLFGYNGIRIPLYLAWAGSGGREHLAMFAGMWSERDDIGPFEIDVATGAATEEMGGDGYKAIAAFVGCALQGRPLPERLRSVPMQKYYPTTLHILTLIAIEERFPQCL